A genomic region of Streptomyces rimosus contains the following coding sequences:
- a CDS encoding short-chain fatty acyl-CoA regulator family protein, with protein sequence MARRPADRKVYAHARLRRLRREHGMNQVDMARALGISTSYANQLEQSQRPLTAPVLLRIAEVFGVDTEFFSEADGDRLATDLRTALSDEACGVPLPAPEEITEAARDHPEVARALVALHRRYRDAAEQAAALASPGSGSALLPPAEPHDEVRDFFYAHHNHFEPLDTEAEWAAEALGLRPGRTADALAARLAERHGVRAVEAAPGRSADARRFDPGARLLFLSPWLSDGQRAFQLATQLALLEHGPLIGQLADGAGDLSSHESRALARIGLANYFAGALLMPYAAFHRSAEEVRYDIEMLSARFGVGFETVCHRLSTLQRTGRRGVPFSFLRVDRAGNISKRQSATDFHFSRLGGTCPLWTVYEAFSAPGRILTQVAEMPDGKRYFWIARTITRGGFGHHAPRAEFAVALGCELRHAHRLVYAEGVALDDPRAATPIGLGCRICERRDCAQRARPPAGGRLAIDPDRRTYVPYPVETGGP encoded by the coding sequence ATGGCCCGACGGCCGGCCGACCGCAAGGTCTACGCCCACGCCCGGTTGCGCCGGCTGCGTCGCGAGCACGGCATGAACCAGGTCGACATGGCCCGCGCCCTCGGCATCTCCACGAGCTACGCCAATCAGCTCGAACAGAGCCAGCGCCCGCTGACCGCGCCCGTGCTGCTGCGTATCGCGGAGGTCTTCGGCGTCGACACCGAGTTCTTCTCCGAGGCCGACGGGGACCGACTCGCCACCGACCTGCGGACCGCGCTCTCCGACGAGGCGTGCGGCGTGCCACTGCCCGCGCCCGAGGAGATCACCGAAGCCGCCCGCGATCACCCGGAAGTGGCCCGCGCCCTGGTCGCGCTGCACCGCCGCTACCGGGACGCCGCCGAACAGGCCGCCGCCCTCGCCTCCCCCGGCTCGGGCAGCGCACTGCTGCCCCCGGCCGAACCCCACGACGAGGTACGAGATTTCTTCTACGCCCACCACAACCACTTCGAGCCCCTGGACACCGAAGCCGAGTGGGCGGCGGAAGCCCTGGGCCTGCGGCCGGGCCGGACCGCGGACGCGCTCGCCGCTCGGCTCGCCGAACGGCACGGCGTCCGGGCGGTCGAGGCGGCCCCGGGCCGCTCCGCCGACGCCCGGCGCTTCGACCCCGGCGCCCGGCTGCTGTTCCTCTCCCCCTGGCTCAGCGACGGCCAGCGCGCCTTCCAGCTCGCCACCCAGCTCGCCCTGCTGGAACACGGGCCGCTGATCGGCCAACTGGCCGACGGAGCAGGCGACTTGTCCTCCCACGAGTCGCGGGCCCTCGCCCGTATCGGCCTGGCCAACTACTTCGCGGGCGCCCTGCTCATGCCGTACGCCGCCTTCCACCGGTCCGCGGAAGAGGTGCGCTACGACATCGAGATGCTGTCCGCCCGCTTCGGTGTCGGCTTCGAGACGGTGTGCCACCGCCTGAGCACCCTGCAGCGCACCGGCCGCCGCGGCGTGCCCTTCTCCTTCCTGCGGGTCGACCGGGCCGGCAACATCTCCAAGCGCCAGTCCGCCACCGACTTCCACTTCTCCCGCCTCGGCGGAACCTGCCCGCTGTGGACGGTGTACGAGGCGTTCTCCGCACCCGGCCGCATCCTGACCCAGGTCGCCGAAATGCCGGACGGCAAGCGGTACTTCTGGATCGCCCGGACCATCACCCGCGGCGGGTTCGGGCACCACGCGCCGCGCGCCGAATTCGCCGTCGCACTCGGCTGCGAACTGCGCCACGCCCACCGCCTGGTCTACGCCGAGGGCGTCGCCCTGGACGATCCGCGGGCCGCGACACCGATCGGCCTGGGCTGCCGGATCTGCGAACGGCGCGACTGCGCCCAGCGGGCACGGCCCCCGGCCGGCGGGCGACTGGCCATCGACCCGGACCGGCGTACGTATGTGCCGTACCCGGTGGAGACCGGCGGGCCGTGA
- a CDS encoding 2Fe-2S iron-sulfur cluster-binding protein, with product MSDSVTQAVGRSQDEGDRLPTVTLYVNHQERRFAVDPRTSLLDALRERLRLGGTKKGCDHGQCGTCTVLVNGRRVNSCLTLAVMHEGDDVVTIEGLGDPDDLHPLQAAFVECDGFQCGYCTPGQIVSAVGMLGEVAAGWPSHATVDVAAPRIALTDEEIRERMSGNLCRCAAYPNIVAAIRGVAEGGPG from the coding sequence ATGAGCGATTCGGTCACGCAGGCCGTGGGGCGGAGCCAGGACGAGGGGGACCGGCTCCCGACGGTCACGCTGTACGTCAACCATCAGGAGCGGCGGTTCGCGGTGGACCCGCGGACCTCGCTGCTCGACGCGCTGCGCGAGCGGCTGCGCCTGGGCGGGACCAAGAAGGGATGTGATCACGGGCAGTGCGGCACCTGCACGGTGCTGGTCAACGGCCGGCGCGTCAACTCCTGTCTGACGCTCGCCGTGATGCACGAGGGCGACGACGTGGTGACGATCGAGGGGCTGGGCGACCCCGATGACCTGCATCCCCTCCAGGCCGCCTTCGTCGAGTGCGACGGTTTCCAGTGCGGCTACTGCACGCCCGGCCAGATCGTCTCGGCCGTCGGCATGCTCGGCGAGGTGGCGGCGGGCTGGCCCAGTCACGCCACCGTCGATGTGGCCGCCCCGCGGATCGCGTTGACCGACGAGGAGATCCGCGAGCGGATGAGCGGCAACCTCTGCCGGTGCGCCGCGTATCCGAACATCGTCGCGGCCATCCGCGGCGTGGCGGAAGGGGGCCCGGGTTGA
- a CDS encoding FAD binding domain-containing protein produces MRSFTYERAAGAEAAVTAVSRDGAKFISGGTNLLDLMKLGIERPAHLVDISRLPLRDIEELPDGGLRIGAQAANSDVAADARVRTRYPVLTQALVSGASGQLRNKASTGGNLLQRTRCPYFYDTAAGCNKRQPGSGCSAIGGFNRIHAVLGTSDSCIATHPSDMAVAMTALEAEIELLGPGASVRRVAIADFYRLPGDTPHIETVLRPAEMITGVVLPPSPPGRQLYRKVRDRASYEFALVSVAVVVSADQGTIDTARVAFGGVAPKPWRSLEAEAALRGRPATTGTYRAAAEAAMRDAVGQGHNDFKIELARRTLCRTLAQAAGGRTEEAG; encoded by the coding sequence TTGAGGTCCTTCACGTACGAGCGGGCGGCCGGGGCGGAGGCCGCCGTCACCGCGGTGTCCAGGGACGGCGCCAAGTTCATCAGCGGCGGCACCAACCTGCTCGACCTGATGAAGCTCGGCATCGAGCGCCCCGCCCATCTGGTCGACATCAGCCGCCTTCCGCTGCGCGACATCGAGGAGCTGCCGGACGGCGGCCTGCGGATCGGCGCCCAGGCGGCCAACTCCGATGTGGCCGCCGACGCCCGCGTCCGTACCCGCTACCCGGTGCTGACGCAGGCGCTGGTCTCCGGCGCCTCGGGCCAGCTGCGCAACAAGGCGTCCACCGGCGGCAACCTGTTGCAGCGCACCCGCTGCCCGTACTTCTACGACACGGCCGCGGGCTGCAACAAACGGCAGCCCGGGAGCGGGTGTTCGGCGATCGGCGGGTTCAACCGTATCCACGCGGTCCTCGGCACCAGTGACTCCTGCATCGCCACCCACCCCTCGGACATGGCCGTCGCGATGACCGCGCTGGAGGCGGAGATCGAGCTGCTCGGTCCCGGCGCGTCCGTACGCCGCGTGGCCATTGCGGACTTCTACCGGCTGCCGGGCGACACCCCGCACATCGAAACCGTGCTGCGGCCGGCCGAGATGATCACGGGCGTGGTCCTGCCGCCTTCGCCACCTGGCCGGCAGCTCTACCGCAAGGTGCGCGACCGGGCGTCCTACGAATTCGCGCTGGTCTCCGTGGCAGTCGTCGTCTCGGCCGACCAGGGCACGATCGACACGGCGCGGGTGGCGTTCGGCGGCGTGGCGCCCAAGCCATGGCGGTCCCTCGAAGCGGAGGCCGCGCTACGGGGCCGTCCTGCCACGACGGGCACCTACCGCGCCGCCGCCGAAGCGGCGATGCGCGACGCCGTGGGGCAGGGGCACAACGACTTCAAGATCGAGCTGGCCCGGCGCACGCTGTGCCGGACACTGGCGCAAGCGGCCGGCGGCCGGACCGAGGAGGCGGGATGA
- a CDS encoding xanthine dehydrogenase family protein molybdopterin-binding subunit — MITGRALNRVDGPLKVTGRATYAYEQWEAGQPLYGVVVGATIGKGRITRIDTAEAERAPGVRMVMTHRNAPAQGPRDESIQFEYWRAQPVLTGPEVHHHGEPVAFVVATTFEEARGAAGLIHVEYAEGRGRFDFAAHETEAYVPKVVNAGLPADTAVGDFAAGFAGAPVRVDQRYTTPYEFSMPMEPHACLVEPRGEDLIVHVSCQIVDAAWTSVAATLGMDPERIHIVSPYVGGGFGSKLGVHAETILAALAARALRRPVKAALTRQQLFQLVGMRPTSSQRVRLGAGRDGRLAAIAHDVTMHTSPDVEYAEQTAATSRSLYAAPHRATSHRMVPLDLPRGADVRAPGEAPGLLAVESAMDELADALGMDPVELRIRNEPTVDPERGVPYSERHLVDCLREGARRFGWERRPATPASVREGRWLVGYGMAAAIRGHFQAPTAVRVRLEADGTAVVRTDMTDIGTGTYTVLTQVAADGLGLPPDRVRIELGRSGYPRSWGSGGSWGAANSGTATDRACAALRSQLLDAARSDPHSPLHGLPAAGAVFADGHVRIGDASETLGALVRRHHPEGLEAVGETLFMADDPNYAAYSIHTYGAHFAEVGVDADTAEIRLRRMLGVFSVGRALNPKTARSQLIGGMIWGVGAALEEEAVVDPRSGAFVTRDLAHYLLPAHADVPDIDAVLLDGHDARANTLGAKGVGELGICGAGAAIANAVHNATGIRVRNFPITLEKLLPGLPVED, encoded by the coding sequence ATGATCACCGGGCGAGCGTTGAACCGCGTCGACGGCCCGCTGAAGGTCACCGGCCGGGCCACCTACGCCTACGAGCAGTGGGAAGCCGGGCAGCCGCTCTACGGGGTCGTCGTCGGCGCGACGATCGGCAAGGGCCGCATCACCCGCATCGACACCGCGGAGGCCGAACGCGCCCCCGGCGTACGCATGGTCATGACCCATCGCAACGCCCCGGCGCAGGGGCCGCGCGACGAATCCATACAGTTCGAGTACTGGCGGGCCCAGCCGGTGCTGACCGGCCCGGAGGTCCACCACCACGGCGAGCCGGTGGCGTTCGTCGTGGCCACCACCTTCGAGGAGGCCCGCGGGGCGGCCGGCCTGATCCACGTGGAGTACGCCGAAGGGCGCGGACGCTTCGACTTCGCCGCGCACGAAACCGAGGCATACGTACCGAAAGTGGTCAACGCCGGTCTCCCCGCCGACACCGCGGTGGGCGACTTCGCCGCCGGGTTCGCCGGGGCGCCGGTCCGCGTCGACCAGCGCTACACCACGCCGTACGAGTTCTCGATGCCGATGGAGCCGCACGCGTGCCTGGTGGAACCGCGGGGCGAGGATCTGATCGTGCACGTCAGCTGCCAGATCGTCGACGCGGCGTGGACCTCGGTCGCCGCCACGCTCGGCATGGACCCCGAGCGGATCCACATCGTCTCGCCCTATGTCGGCGGAGGATTCGGCTCCAAGCTGGGCGTCCACGCCGAGACGATCCTGGCGGCGCTGGCCGCTCGCGCCCTGCGCCGGCCGGTCAAGGCCGCGCTCACCCGGCAGCAGCTCTTCCAGCTCGTCGGCATGCGCCCCACGTCCAGCCAGCGGGTCCGGCTGGGCGCGGGGCGCGACGGGCGGCTGGCCGCGATCGCCCACGACGTCACCATGCACACCAGCCCCGACGTGGAGTACGCCGAGCAGACCGCCGCGACCAGCCGCAGCCTGTACGCCGCGCCCCACCGGGCGACGAGCCACCGCATGGTGCCGCTCGACCTGCCGCGCGGGGCGGACGTCCGCGCCCCGGGCGAGGCGCCCGGCCTGCTGGCGGTGGAGTCGGCGATGGACGAACTGGCCGACGCGCTCGGCATGGACCCGGTCGAGCTGCGCATCCGCAACGAGCCCACCGTCGATCCCGAGCGGGGCGTGCCCTACAGCGAGCGGCACCTGGTCGACTGCCTGCGCGAAGGCGCGCGCCGGTTCGGCTGGGAGCGCCGCCCCGCGACTCCGGCGAGCGTACGCGAGGGGCGGTGGCTGGTCGGCTACGGCATGGCGGCCGCCATCCGCGGGCACTTCCAGGCGCCGACAGCGGTACGGGTGCGGCTGGAGGCGGACGGCACCGCCGTCGTCCGCACGGATATGACCGATATCGGCACCGGCACGTACACCGTCCTCACCCAGGTCGCGGCCGACGGGCTCGGACTGCCGCCCGACCGGGTACGGATCGAGCTCGGCCGGTCCGGCTATCCCCGCAGCTGGGGGTCCGGCGGGTCGTGGGGCGCCGCCAACTCCGGCACCGCTACGGACCGCGCCTGCGCGGCCCTGCGTAGCCAACTGCTGGACGCGGCACGCTCCGACCCGCACTCGCCCCTGCACGGGCTGCCCGCGGCGGGCGCCGTGTTCGCCGACGGCCACGTACGCATCGGCGATGCGTCCGAGACCCTGGGCGCGCTCGTCCGGCGCCACCACCCCGAAGGACTGGAGGCGGTGGGCGAGACCCTCTTCATGGCCGACGACCCGAACTACGCGGCGTACTCGATCCACACCTACGGGGCCCACTTCGCCGAAGTGGGCGTCGACGCGGACACCGCCGAGATCCGGCTGCGCCGGATGCTCGGCGTGTTCTCGGTGGGCCGCGCCCTCAACCCCAAGACGGCCCGCTCACAGCTGATCGGCGGCATGATCTGGGGCGTCGGCGCCGCCCTGGAGGAAGAGGCCGTCGTCGACCCGCGCTCCGGCGCCTTCGTCACCCGGGACCTGGCCCACTACCTGCTCCCGGCCCACGCCGACGTCCCCGACATCGACGCCGTCCTCCTGGACGGCCACGACGCCCGGGCAAACACCCTCGGCGCCAAGGGCGTCGGCGAACTGGGCATCTGCGGCGCCGGCGCCGCGATCGCCAACGCGGTGCACAACGCCACCGGCATCCGCGTCCGAAACTTCCCCATCACGCTGGAGAAGCTGCTGCCCGGGCTGCCGGTGGAGGACTGA